Proteins from one Candidatus Zixiibacteriota bacterium genomic window:
- a CDS encoding integration host factor subunit beta yields MTKADLVEKVAEKTGLTRTDVAVVVDAFLDTVKKSMEAGNNIEIRGFGTFKVKIRKERKARNPRTGDVVPVPGRKVPVFKPSNEFKNMITKLPI; encoded by the coding sequence ATGACCAAGGCAGATCTGGTGGAGAAAGTGGCCGAAAAGACCGGCTTGACCAGAACAGATGTTGCCGTTGTGGTTGACGCATTCTTGGACACGGTCAAGAAGTCAATGGAGGCTGGTAACAACATTGAGATCCGGGGTTTTGGAACGTTTAAAGTCAAAATCCGGAAAGAACGCAAAGCGCGTAATCCACGGACAGGAGATGTCGTTCCCGTTCCCGGCAGGAAGGTTCCGGTTTTTAAGCCCTCGAACGAATTCAAAAACATGATTACCAAATTGCCCATCTAG
- the sppA gene encoding signal peptide peptidase SppA, which yields MARKRDIVIGVIIGLSFLVAIVFFGLIFLAAMFPGDDVTLAGFGEKVAVIDVYGTIYNSENVVRQLKKYGRAGNIDAVVLHINSPGGGVAPSQEIYNEILRVRDEEGKIVVVSMGSMAASGGYLIACAADKIVANPGTMTGSIGVIISFPTAGKLFEKIGIAYETVKSGELKDVGTMDRRMTENERKMLTSVIMDTYEQFVDIVCEGRGLEREEVYRLANGSIFTGRQAYTMNLVDTLGGFEDAIRIAADMAGISGEPGIIKERDPQPSIWDLMGSFMGKVENLAGSEVGGPSVMYLY from the coding sequence ATGGCAAGAAAGAGAGATATAGTAATCGGTGTAATTATCGGTCTTTCCTTTCTTGTCGCCATTGTTTTTTTCGGTCTGATTTTTCTGGCCGCCATGTTTCCCGGCGATGATGTGACGCTGGCCGGATTCGGAGAAAAAGTGGCCGTTATTGATGTTTACGGGACCATTTATAATTCCGAGAATGTTGTCCGGCAATTGAAAAAATACGGGCGTGCGGGGAATATCGATGCGGTGGTACTGCATATCAATTCGCCCGGGGGCGGGGTGGCGCCATCCCAGGAAATATATAATGAAATTCTTCGGGTCCGGGATGAAGAGGGTAAAATCGTGGTGGTATCGATGGGTTCAATGGCCGCTTCGGGGGGCTATCTTATTGCCTGCGCCGCGGATAAAATCGTGGCCAATCCCGGAACCATGACCGGCTCGATCGGTGTTATCATAAGTTTTCCGACAGCCGGGAAGCTGTTCGAAAAAATCGGGATTGCCTATGAGACGGTTAAATCGGGGGAACTAAAAGATGTCGGGACGATGGATCGCCGCATGACCGAAAATGAGAGAAAAATGTTAACCTCAGTTATTATGGATACCTATGAGCAGTTTGTTGATATCGTCTGCGAAGGGCGGGGACTGGAGCGGGAAGAGGTTTATCGATTGGCCAATGGGTCAATTTTTACGGGCCGACAGGCCTATACCATGAATCTGGTGGATACGCTTGGAGGGTTTGAGGATGCGATCAGAATAGCGGCGGATATGGCGGGAATAAGCGGCGAGCCGGGAATTATTAAAGAGCGGGACCCGCAACCGTCAATCTGGGATCTGATGGGTTCTTTTATGGGTAAGGTTGAGAATCTGGCCGGCAGCGAGGTCGGCGGCCCGAGTGTCATGTATTTGTATTAA